TGCCTACCCAGATAACATTGAACAATTTTATAAGCTTTTCCTATCTCGCATTTCTTGATGACCTAACTTTACAACCATGCACTTACTCTCCACCTCAGCCGACATCTGTTGTCGGATATTTACAATTTTGACTCTctgacaaaacattttgctaCCTGGGAGGAAAGCGAGTGTTATGTAGCTTACTCCATCATTGTCACATTTATGTGACTCAAGGTGAAAATACCAGGAATGCACTTTAGGTGCGTGTGCGAGAGTATTTGACTAGGCTGAAAAGCGCGGAAGTCGAGACGAGCCTTGGTCAAAGGGAGTTCACTCTAGCGACAAatagaagaagcagacggctTTGGCTGACATGATAGTTAATGGAAGCTGGCGTGTGTGTTAAGAAAAGATGTTAAGAAGTCAGCGTTTAAGAAATAATTCTTTGCCCAGTCATGGTAATATTCATAAATCTATTCgctgcttattttattttattacatttcattttatttttgctattgtCAACAATTTAACGTGTGGTGAAATCAACGAATTGATAAGACTTCGGTGGGCAAGTTGAATAGCCGATGCATGATAGCTGAGTGTGAAGCGGAAGAGaaggaaatattatttatataaaattaatacaGATGAATTTGTTATGAATTAGTTAGGGGGAGAGAGCAAGGAACTACTGTGACCCAGACGTGCAGGTCGTCGGCGAGACACACTTCAACCGACTGAGCAGATCAACTCTAGATCCAGTCGCCATCTCGTAGCGACAAAGGTTTGTCTCAAGCACTCCCACGCAAATCACTTGATATTTATTCGtcctctttttttcaatttatttttatccaaatgaTTAAATTAAAAACGTTTCATAGACACTCCAGTGAAATGTCATATTACAGAAGCTAACATTACTCATTACAATTTAATTGCCTTATCATGCATAATACTTCagtcaattttatttaatttagaaGTACTgtaaaaggtaaaagtaaataaagaccTAGATATTTATCAGTATTAACCATGTTCATCTGTACATTTTCATAGATCCTCTCGTTTGTCGCTCAAACTCTTTTACTTAATTTAACATTTAGTCTAAGAGCTGATAATACTTTGTCAGATATTCCATAGATTTTTTTAGCCCTATTACAGTTTCTGACATCAATACAATATCATCTGCAAAcaataagataaatattttcatgaaatcATGTGCAAAAGCTGCCACATGGTTGTCCAttgtttatcattttcaaaGCCAGTTCATTAATAACAGCAGGAAAATTATACATTCATCACCTTGTTTAACACCCTTTGTACAATCAATAAAATATGTCAAAGAACCTCAACATCTGACATGGAATCTAGCTGTTTTTTCATTACTGTGattaatgtttattcatttctacttGATGTGTGACCATTTACATCCACTCCCTGCAGAACTGGGTTATCAGGGATTGACAGACTAATAAAATCTGTCTTTATAACATGCTTTGTAGTTATTAAGAGCCAATGGAtgcatttgtgtctgtgtgtgtgcgcgcacgcatGAATAATGCACATTAAAGTGCAGCtggaccttttttttcttattaactATATTTCGCTAACTGGCGGTAAACATCACtaaaaatgttgatgacagTGCTAAAGTTTaagcacaaataaaacagtGAGACATAAGTTATCCATAACCTGTCTATTCTGGAGGTGTGGATAAATAATATGCAATAACACCCACTGGTTATACATAAATTCTGTGAGTTCTTTGCTACAATTACTGCAATTCTGATTGTCACTGTCTGATTCCGTGGAGACGACTTCCATATATGGAATGCGGTCATGGTGGAGACGCGGCAGCTGTTGTTCCTGTGCGAGGGTAGTGCACACTTGACGTCCAATGCTAATACCGGCTAATGTTGACGCTATGCTTCTGCTTCTGTGACGTTCGTTAGCGAAGCCCTTTTAgtacttctttattttatctctaTGGGTGTGGCTACCGATTCCCAGCAAGCTGGGTTAACTGGGGAAAGTTGGCGATGCCACACGTTTATGAAAAATGCGAGGTTAGGACTCTAGTGCTCTACCCATTCGACTTCCTGCTTCCCTGCAAAGCAATATCAATGATTGAATGATTGTAGAAAATTATCTTGTCCTCAAAATCGATGTCATGTTTTAAAGGTAATTTTTCATAGCCAATCCTTTTCTTAACACACCAGCACCAAGTATCACAATCATCACTAGTAAGCATTAagaaatgattattattattttgatttttttgtgttcctcTTTGTCTCGTTTTCTTCATTCCATTCGTTCTTCTTACCATTCACATGAAATAGTTGACGTACAAACGAAAGACACAAAGGAGATTTAAAGCTTTATTTGTGCAACATTTGTGGCCAAACCCGAAGACAACCTATGTACGTTATCTTTGACAGATCATGTAGCTTACATAGCTTATATATGGTCTTGGTATTCGACACTAGAACTGCGAGAATCAGCCGACAGCAGTGCAGCTCAGAGAAAAATCAGCGCCTTGGTCAGTAAGGAAGTAACACTGGTGACATAGGCAGGTGGACACTGAGAACCTGTTGaccagcattttctttttacttttcccgagcggaCTAGATTAACCACGGTTTCCACCCTTGCCTTCTGAGGAGCCACGGTTTCCACTCTTGCCTTCTGAGGAGCCACGGTTTCCACCCTTGCCTTCTGAGGAACCACGGTTTCCACCCTTGCCTTCTGAGGAACCACGGTTTCCACCCTTGCCTTCTGAGGAACCACGGTTTCCACCCTTGCCTTCTGAGGAATCATGTTTTCCACCCTTGCCTTCTGAATGACCGCCgtgtttctttccttcacttttaCCATTgccattgtctttgtttttatgggCCTGGAAATTCCCAAACGCAATTAAATACCACACGTATACATAGAGAAATCTATGAAGCTTACCtaaaaatacatacaaacactcGCGCTTCATTTACATAGACATTAAACCAAGGAGACATTAGTTCTCAACTTAGAGAAGATAGATAACCGACGTATGactaaatgtataaaatgttatCTCGTATAAACAGGCCCATCAGAAGACCTAAGAAAAAATTTATCAAACGTATGTGTATAAATCAGTTGTGAGGTCTTTTAACGTATTTGAAATGAATGTGAGATAACGTGGAGAGAAGAACTCACCAACGCAACGGCCACACAAACAGCcacaagaagcaaaagaagagTCAGCTTCATCTTTAGTGAGACGTTGGACGACACGTGGTCAGGTAGCAAGACTGTTGAAGGATGCAAAGAAGCGCTGAAGACGATGATGGGACCGTGGGACTGTGGCCAGCTTTTATAGTCAGTCGCTCGTGATCCTACCACCCGCTTAAACTCTGTTCTCATCGCCTGCACCACCCCGGCACAGTtcacaaacataaattaaaGTATAGTTCTCACCTGCATCATTAAACCTTATTTTCTGTCAGCGTTTTTGTCGTGTAACCATTGTTCACGTGCGTCACGTGTGTATCAGAGAACAAAGGCTTAGTTAGTTCTCCTATTCCTGTgcttattgtcttttttattgcTGCGGACATCTTTTAAACACAGCCCTTTGTGACGTGGGTTGACTGTTAAGAGGCGAATATTCAGAGGaagaataaagtttgtttagaAATGAGTGGTGTGGAGGAATTCTGTTTCACATGATTTTCGTTGCGTTTTTAAGACTTACCTTTGAAACTGAAGCTTTGAAACGTTTTGAACTTGTCGACTTCTCTAGTAGCTATTGCTACTGTACTTGTAAGTTACCACAAAACATACAGAGCTACGAGTGGTATTTCGTGACCAGAACCTTCCTGCAAACACACTTGACCAACTCTTTATAGTCACGTGTACTAGTTGTTAAAACATCCACAAGAGAGTGCTACATACTAGCATGATACCTATGTACTGTATGTATTAAATGCACAGGcagtaaacaaaaaaggaaaggtaTTCCCCGTAATCTTTTTTCAGAtaaaacgaacgaacgaacaaaggAACTAAATTTATTGCTTATGCCATGTGGCCTTAACTTTGCGGTAAGTGAGCACAGTTCACAGAATTTAAGGAtacaatattacaatataaatCATACAGGATGATATAAGTTTGCATGAACTAATGcatcaaaagaaaatcacaatAGCAATCTGGTAATATCTTTCTTCGTGTAGCTACTGAGTTTCGATGTTTACTAACAGTGTAAGTATATCTGGCTACGCTGATATGGCTGATCATGCTTTAATAGGTAAAGGCAAATTGGTGAGTTATAAATTTCGAAGTAAGGAATCATCTAAAGTCTTTTAAGGTGACTGGATGGGAAAAGTAGATGTATATCATCATCTTGTGAATTCTATCAAAGTGGGCATTCCGAATATGGCGCTAAGACTGTTGTATATCTGTATTTGTGGGTTTTTGAAGGAGGGTACCCATTCCCAACACCTTGGAAACTGGGGTAAGTCAACTGCACCATAAGTTTATCAAACACGCGACAGTAGGTTAGGAGTCTACTGCTCTAGCTACTCCGCTACCCGCTTCCCTACAAAGTCATCATCATTGATTGAATGTTTCGAAGAGAATTATCTTGTCCTAATGATCAGTGGTCATGATTTTACCGGTAATATTTCGTAgcaattatctttcttttaacaCATACCTGAGCATTATAACCATAAGCAGTGCACATAAAAACAATGCTTGTCAAAGGGAAATAAGCCAGGCATGCTCCTGCTATCCAGGCATGACTTGTTGATAGCCTCCCCTGATttagatatttgttttttgaGCGAAGGGCGGTGGTTGGGGCAAGAGCTAGGTACTGCGACTTAAAATggcttgaaataaaagttatttaaaaaatattatccaCCAACTGGTTGTTACTCCTGTTTGTTAGAAAAATTGTCTCTTCAATTTAATCTATGTTTACTGAGGAAGATTAGTAGCTGTGTTTGGTCTGCATTTATCACTATCAAATTCAGCAATGTAACTAAATGTAtagtttatttccttttctcatTCACTCCATTTTCTCTTCGCCTAAATCATTTATGTCAGGTATcatttctacaaaaaaataaaataggcaTCTCTATACTTCTACGCGTGCAAAACCCTGGAGCACAAGACTATGAAATACTGAACGATTATAGTTCGGAAACGTGCTCACAAATGCAAGACATTGTTCCTTCGTGACACTGAAACCCATGCGCATCGGTTGCCGTAAAAATAACTCAGgtcaaaacttacaaaaatcAAGAGGCAAGAAGATGCAATTAAGAAAATGAGTGTAACATGGTAACTGCTGCAACTGGAGTAGATGTAACTGTCGAAGGAGGAGGGTTGTTGAGTCACAACTGACTATAAAAGCCGGCCGTAGTCGTGCAGTCAGTTACTCGTCCTCTTTTCCAGCGAGCTCTTCCAGCCTCTCACTCGTGGGTAGCCTTGATTCCTGACTAAAATCTTCCTGAAGAACTCAAAGCCTTCAAAATGAAGCTGACTCTTCTCTTGCTTCTTGTAGCGGTCTGCGTGGCCGTTGTGTTGGTGAGTAAATCGCCGAAAACAATTTGAAAGTTCTTTTAAACACAATGGATGAGGGATAACTACTTTCCATATTTAACTACAATGAAGCTAGCAGATTTTAAGTCTATATATCAAATGTTGCACGAGAGAACTAATCTGAAAACAGACTGTCAATCAAGAAGCGACGAATAGGCTAAACCTTTGGTTAggtgtgtaaaaaaaagtaaggttTGTGTTGTGTTCCTTAGTTTTTCCTGAAGCGCTGGCGTTGTATAATGTCTCATCAGatgttaaattattatttaagtttaataacacataaacatataattaGAAAATAGTGTCCTTCTCAAACTTTCAAAGGTATTTCATTtgatattgtctttttttgtacaaGGGTGTATGTGCTGCTGGCcaagtgtgtgcatgagagTTTGCTGTCTTGTTTTGCATTAGTTTTGCGTGTATTAACTTCTTCCATGTATTCGTGTTATCTTGAACAAGATTTTCTATGTGTAGGCTTCGCCATGCAAGAACAAGGTCATGGTTCATCATATGGCAAGGGTGAACGCCGTGGTCAATTGAGAGGAAAGGATGAACGTGACGATTCATCCGAGGAAGAAGGTAAAGTCCGTAAACCCTCACCTGGCAAAGGTGGACGGCGTGGTCCAGCGGAAGGCAAGGATGAACGCCGCGGTCAATGGGAGGGCAACGCAAAAAAGAGAGATTAACATCCTAAGGAAGGCAAGGACAAAAGTGCCAGTGTCCAGTTCAAATATGTTGACATCGTTGAATCCACTTTTCCATTCGCCAGTACCTGCCTTTGATTAGTGACAAACAACTGACCGAGATATAATTTTTCTCTTCGACATCTACTAATTTTAAGAGCTACTTAAATATTGCCAAGAAAAAATTtcatgtaaaaactttttttttccacagagtGGTTGACATCCTTTAATGCTGCACCTTTCAacaaactttattcttacttttatttctagcttttactttgtaactagagcaccttcccatgttaaAATTGCcaactgggacaaataaagttgatcattgtcagtGTCATTGTTATTGTGCTTAACTAAAATGTTCATACTgatgaatattttttacaattatatGTTTATGCTACTGACGATCATAGCCAACACCCGTGTACTAGAGTCTCATATTACTCTTCTTGACTTGTTAAAAAAAGTCAATGAGCAAGACAACAATCTAAACAAGGTGCATTATTCACACGAAATAATGTACGTGGTCTAAAGTATGATTGCACTAATAAAGctttaaacttctttttgtttttctctcttctgtctgtcaCTTGGAACCTTAAGGACAACtaatagaagaaaaagtaaagaatgaatGCTAATATTACGAACAGAATGATAAATGCTGATGtttcttaattaaaatattaagagATTTAAAGACAACCTCAAAATCAATGCATCTATCAAATTTAATATAACTACATATGActaaaatagaacaaaacataaaagctTAAGTGAAACTATGCCACTCATAAGCATCTAACATATCGACAATGGTATTTTCAGTCTTTTAATGTGAAGAAATTTCAATATACTCCACTAAAAGAtactttacagaaatattaaggTATTTAAAACTTTCTCGTAGAAAAAACTACGAAATCAAATACAAATATCatcagactttttattttacctctttTTCTATAACTTCATTGCTCTTTCTAGAAAGCAGCGCAGGAGATGACGAAGTGAATGTCGGACTGTAGGCAGCTTATAAGTTAGTTGTATTTAACTCACAATCCACCCGCATGGCAAGTCTCCATGCTGTTCGTCTGTGCGGCAAACAACTTttgacagcatacaagggattTTCGTGTCTTCATCTTCTGGTGTAGCTCAGGGGGAATTGTCTTACTCCCTATTCAGAGCTGTATTTgtagtttattcttttatcaaAGTATGTTTTCTGATCAACGTCTaagcacgtctggtgcttagagctaggaaggggagggggaccatgtcactcctctcctttgtCTTTTGCACTGACTACCCATCCCTtctcgcattcagtacaaactttctgtctttttgccTAGATTTTTCCTGTCTATTCTTTCACTATCAATCTTGTTACCGTCTGTTACCTTCTGTGATCAATGAATgccagaggttttttttaatatatatataagggcAGATTAATACGGATAAGTAATAGTGGTTGATTCAAATGACCGGAATACGTGATAGTGTTTCAGGATGTTGTCTTTTGTGTCGTGACTTTTGTGTCGCAAGGTGGGTGTGCACCTCccagagttaaaaaaaaaaaattcatgaaacGCACGTCAAAATTACATTTGCAGGTCTGTGTGTGGAAAGGACTGCATGGTAAgcaacacagaaataaagtaaCCCAGATATTGACAGGGATCTTTTAAGATTTACTTCGGTGTGCCCGCACCGCAAGAGTTCCACTAATTTTTcgtttttatgcttttttactATTTAAGCCACCATATTTGAAAAGTGTGCACGAAGCCTTAGGTAATGTCATTTCTGAGGAAATGATGTGAATGTCTGTGAATTAAATAGGAGGTTTAGTGTAAGCAGATATTTGAAAACTTCTTGATGAGTGATGAGTCCACCcataaagtgtaaaataaagtCAAGAAATGTTAAGATAAACGATTCACATATTATAAATAGAGAAACTTGATTTGTGGCCCCTATAGGCCATAGCGGCcgttagagagagaaaggattaTCAAAAGACCATCTAAAATTGACCTATacgtgtataagtacaaaatgTTCCACATGTAAACATTCGTACACCACAAAACAGCACTAAAGAGCATGGTAAATGTCACTAACCCataatcgttttttttttttgtctttctctttcggACACAGACGCACACAAAGATCGCCACCCAAACACTACCTTTAACACtgcacatacacatgaaaagcaaatattattAAGAC
The sequence above is a segment of the Pomacea canaliculata isolate SZHN2017 linkage group LG6, ASM307304v1, whole genome shotgun sequence genome. Coding sequences within it:
- the LOC112567083 gene encoding H/ACA ribonucleoprotein complex subunit 1-like isoform X2 gives rise to the protein MKLTLLLLLVAVCVAVALAHKNKDNGNGKSEGKKHGGHSEGKGGKHDSSEGKGGNRGSSEGKGGNRGSSEGKGGNRGSSEGKSGNRGSSEGKGGNRG
- the LOC112567083 gene encoding H/ACA ribonucleoprotein complex subunit 1-like isoform X1, with protein sequence MKLTLLLLLVAVCVAVALAHKNKDNGNGKSEGKKHGGHSEGKGGKHDSSEGKGGNRGSSEGKGGNRGSSEGKGGNRGSSEGKGGNRGSSEGKSGNRGSSEGKGGNRG